In a genomic window of Helianthus annuus cultivar XRQ/B chromosome 10, HanXRQr2.0-SUNRISE, whole genome shotgun sequence:
- the LOC110884693 gene encoding 12-oxophytodienoate reductase 2, with amino-acid sequence MAFKDGEEAKIPLLTPYKMGNFELSHRVVLAPLTRQRSFGNVPQPHAILYYSQRTTKGGFLISEATGVSNTAQGYPETPGIWTKEQVEAWKPIVDAVHAKGGIFFCQIWHVGRVSNTGFQPNGQAPISSTNKGLMNQVRANGIDVARFSPPRKLTTQEIPLVVDDFRLAARNAIEAGFDGVEIHGAHGYLIDQFMKDRVNDRTDEYGGSLENRCRFALEVVEAVVKEIGADKVGIRLSPFADYMQSGDSNPKALGLYMAESLNKYKILYCHMVEPRMKSVGEKVECPHSLVSMRKAFEGTFISAGGYDMEDGNNAVADNRTDLVAYGRLFLANPDLPKRFELNAPLNNYNRETFYTPDPVLGYTDYPFLETTD; translated from the exons ATGGCTTTCAAAGATGGGGAAGAAGCTAAAATCCCTCTTCTGACCCCCTACAAAATGGGAAATTTTGAACTTTCTCACAG AGTTGTGTTGGCACCGTTAACAAGGCAAAGGTCGTTCGGCAATGTCCCTCAGCCACACGCGATCTTGTATTATTCACAAAGAACAACCAAAGGCGGCTTTCTTATTTCTGAAGCCACTGGTGTTTCCAATACTGCTCAAGG GTATCCGGAGACTCCAGGTATATGGACCAAAGAACAAGTAGAAGCTTGGAAACCTATTGTGGATGCTGTTCATGCAAAGGGAGGAATCTTTTTCTGTCAAATTTGGCATGTGGGAAGGGTTTCAAATACTG GTTTTCAGCCAAACGGGCAGGCCCCAATATCTTCTACAAACAAAGGACTAATGAATCAAGTCCGAGCCAATGGCATTGATGTTGCAAGATTTTCACCTCCAAGgaagctaaccactcaagagatTCCTCTGGTTGTTGATGATTTCCGACTTGCTGCAAGAAATGCTATTGAAGCTG GCTTTGATGGAGTTGAGATTCATGGGGCTCATGGCTATCTAATCGACCAGTTTATGAAAGACAGAGTAAATGATAGAACAGATGAGTATGGTGGTTCACTAGAGAACCGTTGCAGATTTGCTCTAGAAGTAGTTGAGGCTGTCGTGAAGGAGATCGGAGCAGATAAAGTTGGCATACGATTATCCCCATTTGCAGACTACATGCAGTCGGGTGACTCAAATCCAAAAGCTTTAGGTCTTTACATGGCTGAATCCTTGAACAAGTATAAAATTCTTTACTGTCATATGGTGGAGCCAAGGATGAAAAGTGTGGGTGAAAAGGTTGAGTGCCCTCATAGTCTTGTATCTATGAGGAAAGCATTTGAAGGGACTTTTATTTCGGCTGGCGGGTATGATATGGAAGATGGTAATAATGCTGTGGCTGATAACCGAACTGATCTGGTTGCTTATGGTCGTTTGTTTTTGGCTAATCCTGATTTGCCAAAAAGATTTGAGCTTAATGCTCCTCTTAACAACTACAACCGGGAAACGTTTTATACACCTGATCCAGTTCTTGGGTATACCGATTATCCGTTTTTGGAAACCACGGATTAA